A segment of the Trifolium pratense cultivar HEN17-A07 linkage group LG7, ARS_RC_1.1, whole genome shotgun sequence genome:
tcaattttaatatattagtaattagtaatatatttttaagtttttttttattttttttttacaaatttaacatttttaagttaaaaaaggTAAATAAAGGTAGAACACGTGGCATCACTTAGTACACACGATTGATCAGACAGATGCAAGTAACCCAATGTCACCGTGACTTTCCCGCTTTAGGTCAGGTAATCCGGATCCTTGAAGGGGGtatatttgaagtttgaactgAAGAcagtttcaagtttcaactcATCCTCGCTCGCCTCTCGGTCTGTCGTTCGTCACGCCGCCAGCTGCTAACTTAACTTCGTcttatttctaatttttaaagGTTTGTCTTATTTCTAATGTTTAttgcaattttgtttttctattttttgtcttatttgttttgtttggataatttgacCTCCGCATGTTGTAATGGTTTCACATCAATAGCTGATTTTGGTGTTGAAATCTCTTTGTGTACCAACAAATAGGGATGGTAAAATTGGGGTTTGTTGCAAATTGAACAATGGAAGCAAAACAGCGCTTAAACCCCACAACGACAATGACAacaaacaagaagaagaaaaccaacCAAACCCCAGAGAACAAGTTCCAATTCGAGCTAAATTCATGTTCCAAATCAAAGAACTTCCGCGGCGCGATTTCTCTGTACGATGATGCCGTTTCAAATAAAACTCGTCTCAACCAACACCACCTCAATGCACTTCTCTACCTCTGTTCCAACGCAGTCACAAACCCTTCCCTCAAACACCTCGCCTTAGATTATGGCTTTCGCATATTCAACCACATGTCATCCCTAAATATCACTCCTAACGAAGCCACTGTTGCCACTGTCGCTAGACTTGCCGCTGCTAACGGTGATGGTGACCGTGCATTTGAATTGGTAAAAGACATTGGTAAGTACAATGTTTCCCCTAGGTTAAGGACATATGATCCCGCATTGTTCTGCTTTTGTGAATTTCTTGATGCTGATAAAGCCTATGAGGTTGAGGAGCATATGAATAGTGTTGGGGTTAGTTTGGAGGAACCAGAAATTGCGGCACTTTTAAAGGTTAGTGTGAAGAAGGGTAGAGCTGATAGGGTTTATAGGTATCTTCACAAGCTAAGAAGCGGTGTGAGGTGTGTAGGGGAATCGACGGCAACAATTATTGAGGAGTGGTTTCAGAGCAGCGAGGCGCGTGTGGTTGGTGAGGAGAATTTGGATGCAAGGATGGTCAGAGAGGGGGTTTTGAGGAATGGAGGAGGGTGGCATGGTTTGGGGTGGGTTGGAAAAGGGGATTGGGTTGTATCTAAAACAAGTGTTGATGGTGATGGGATTTGTTGTGGATGTGGTGAGCAATTGGTTTGTGTGGATATTGATGATGAAGAGATGGAGAAATTTGCTTTGTCTATTGCTGCATTGGCCGTGGAGCGGGAGGTCAAGGCAAATTTTAGTGAATTTCAGGTTAGTGACTGACTAACTGCAAAATAATTTCAAACTGTACTTATGAATATGATTGGTGTTGAGGTTGAGGTCATTAtctttaaaaactaattttatgcGGACTCCATAATGTATTGGCATGCATTCCCATTTTCCGAACATACcttgatgacatttttttcaTATCAAATAACATTGTCGTTGTTCTAGTGAAAGTAATGTTATCAACACTGTTTCTATCATGATTGTTCATCTTGC
Coding sequences within it:
- the LOC123896753 gene encoding proteinaceous RNase P 2-like, which encodes MEAKQRLNPTTTMTTNKKKKTNQTPENKFQFELNSCSKSKNFRGAISLYDDAVSNKTRLNQHHLNALLYLCSNAVTNPSLKHLALDYGFRIFNHMSSLNITPNEATVATVARLAAANGDGDRAFELVKDIGKYNVSPRLRTYDPALFCFCEFLDADKAYEVEEHMNSVGVSLEEPEIAALLKVSVKKGRADRVYRYLHKLRSGVRCVGESTATIIEEWFQSSEARVVGEENLDARMVREGVLRNGGGWHGLGWVGKGDWVVSKTSVDGDGICCGCGEQLVCVDIDDEEMEKFALSIAALAVEREVKANFSEFQGWLEKHDCYEAIVDGANIGLYQQNFADGGFSINQLDDVVKELYNRSGKKWPLVILHNKRVRGLMENPSSRILVEEWMKNGVLYTTPNGSNDDWYWLYAAIKLRCLLVTNDEMRDHIFELIGSNFFNQWKERHQVHYTFVKGNLKLQMPPSYSLVIQESEKGSWHVPLALGTSNESSRPWLCITRKSADNNVATVSNGVATSGNGDLDQPQKLADNVRSLDSQVIDNNSTSITGKRKERSEPS